A window of the Vicingus serpentipes genome harbors these coding sequences:
- a CDS encoding FkbM family methyltransferase, translating into MRKILRSIIRGLGLYAFSIKLENKIVTALQKNKQKELYSQFVKPNSLCFDVGANVGNRTAIFLELGAKVVMVEPQKECYQALKKRFPNLPLIKKGLGEKESTEKLYVSDVSLISSFSKSHVDQMQEDRFKGANWDKTVDIEMTTLDNLIKEHGVPDFCKIDVEGYEYDVLKGLSQPLKSLSIEYIVPENKEVVLNCIQHLNKLGNIECNLSHGETMSFHLAKWKNGQEMIDYVQSQDFIDTSYGDIYIKFV; encoded by the coding sequence ATGAGAAAAATACTGAGATCAATAATAAGAGGGTTAGGATTGTACGCATTTTCAATTAAGTTAGAAAACAAAATTGTAACTGCTCTTCAAAAAAATAAACAGAAAGAACTATATAGTCAGTTTGTTAAACCAAACAGCTTATGTTTTGATGTTGGAGCGAATGTGGGTAATAGAACCGCTATTTTCTTAGAATTAGGAGCTAAAGTAGTTATGGTTGAGCCTCAAAAAGAATGTTATCAAGCTTTAAAAAAACGTTTCCCTAATTTACCTTTAATTAAAAAGGGGCTCGGCGAAAAAGAGAGTACTGAAAAATTATATGTTTCTGATGTTTCTTTGATTTCTTCGTTTTCTAAAAGTCATGTTGACCAAATGCAAGAAGACCGTTTTAAAGGTGCTAATTGGGATAAGACGGTTGATATTGAAATGACAACTTTAGACAACTTGATTAAAGAACATGGCGTTCCTGATTTTTGTAAAATAGATGTAGAAGGATATGAGTATGATGTTTTAAAAGGATTGTCTCAGCCCCTAAAATCTTTATCGATTGAATACATTGTACCAGAAAACAAAGAAGTTGTTTTAAATTGCATCCAACACCTTAACAAGCTAGGTAATATTGAGTGTAATTTATCACATGGTGAAACAATGAGTTTTCATTTAGCTAAATGGAAAAACGGACAAGAAATGATAGACTATGTTCAAAGTCAAGACTTTATAGATACATCTTACGGTGATATTTACATTAAATTTGTGTAA
- a CDS encoding Gfo/Idh/MocA family protein, whose protein sequence is MNGIIERYKKIRKKGMLEKKFKGKYAFVGIGNHSINNLYPVLNYLNVDLKYIVVRSEDTKQLVENNFNNVIATSNLGEVLKDNEIKGVFVSAHPSAHFSLAKQILAANKNLFIEKPPCSSQNELNELIAAEKTSSATALTGLQRRYAPLFNILAKKVTNASYYTLKYKTGGYPEGDELLDLFIHPLDALFYLFGDGSVENIKVVKGKGTIVYLAQVQHQNGICGTIEFSTSHSWTEAQDILTVTTPKGEYITDNTSKLVFNSSPTVMMNIPLEKVKGFTPQSTTLYQQNSFLPVKEHNQLYSAGYFNELESFLQICESGNSSNNSEFKALIPTFKAIEALRKAKA, encoded by the coding sequence ATGAATGGAATAATAGAACGATATAAAAAGATTAGAAAAAAAGGAATGCTCGAGAAGAAATTCAAAGGCAAATATGCTTTTGTAGGAATCGGTAATCATTCTATTAATAATCTATATCCTGTTCTTAATTACTTAAATGTAGATTTAAAATATATTGTTGTAAGAAGTGAAGACACCAAACAACTTGTTGAGAATAATTTCAATAATGTTATTGCTACAAGTAACTTAGGCGAAGTCTTAAAAGACAATGAAATTAAAGGAGTTTTTGTTTCTGCTCATCCATCAGCACACTTTAGTTTGGCTAAACAAATTTTAGCAGCTAACAAAAACTTATTTATTGAAAAACCACCATGTTCATCACAAAATGAACTAAACGAATTAATTGCTGCAGAAAAAACATCATCTGCTACAGCTTTAACTGGTTTACAAAGAAGATATGCTCCTTTATTTAACATTCTTGCTAAAAAAGTAACTAATGCTAGTTATTATACATTAAAATATAAAACTGGAGGTTATCCAGAAGGAGATGAACTACTTGATTTATTTATTCATCCCTTAGATGCGCTTTTTTATTTATTTGGAGATGGTAGCGTAGAAAACATAAAAGTGGTAAAAGGTAAAGGGACAATTGTTTACTTAGCTCAAGTTCAACATCAAAATGGAATTTGTGGCACTATAGAATTTTCTACTTCTCATTCATGGACAGAAGCTCAAGATATTTTAACCGTTACTACTCCAAAAGGTGAGTACATTACAGATAATACTTCTAAGCTAGTTTTTAATAGCTCTCCAACTGTAATGATGAATATTCCTTTAGAAAAAGTAAAAGGATTTACTCCACAATCTACTACTTTATACCAACAAAATAGTTTTTTACCCGTAAAGGAGCATAATCAATTATATTCTGCTGGATACTTTAATGAATTAGAAAGCTTTTTACAAATTTGTGAAAGTGGCAATTCATCCAACAATTCTGAATTTAAAGCATTAATTCCTACTTTTAAAGCTATTGAAGCTTTAAGAAAAGCAAAAGCTTAG
- a CDS encoding (4Fe-4S)-binding protein, translating into MSKTIHYSNDNITIVWNPEICSHSAKCVKQLPRVYNPKERPWLKIENATTDELKKQIATCPSGALSYIEK; encoded by the coding sequence ATGAGCAAAACAATTCACTATTCAAATGATAATATCACAATAGTTTGGAATCCAGAAATTTGTTCTCATTCAGCAAAATGTGTAAAACAATTACCAAGAGTATACAACCCGAAAGAACGACCTTGGTTAAAAATTGAAAATGCTACCACTGATGAATTGAAAAAACAAATAGCAACATGCCCTTCAGGAGCATTAAGTTATATCGAGAAATAA
- a CDS encoding Ig-like domain-containing protein, producing MKKLLFILLSLFAFTINAQKAVDFNGNNWVQTDPIVSLNDFTIEFDVRIEGSGTGSNYQRFLSTFNNGMSIAVDPLSGNNIRIYSADFLPSWTNTSTSLIFNTWYHMAWVKQGTQILLYIDGTQVWATGCTGSPLNASAWYLGANQNNFSENANCSIDNFRIWNDVRTPTEISDNYQTCISAAEANLIVMYDFEEGSGTTTSDIATTDGSQNGTLVNSPQWSLEGFSCNKTRTLAAGDIAIIGINSDNFSASVKDDFTFITLSDIPEGEVVYFTADGWGGSSWAASNGGGHYSWTAPAGGAGCGTVVHVYMTATLNTLASSTGTITGPYSGLPSTNYLQFNNGDQILMYQASSAGDMNPTFITAITSSSDNTNYNASTSWNNTDNNASGYSVLPSGLTNGVNCVSLYPNPSTTNSGLDNSKYTGTLTGTSTALRAAINDYTNWSGNDATPYDISPGVFSPSVTCLIPPVLVTSIAVQGQGGATNVLSGSSLQMLATVLPANATDGSVTWSVTNGTGTATINPSTGMLTGGSPGTVTVFATSNDGSGIQGSTVITVDPVLVTSMGVQGQGGASNVLSGSSLQMLATVLPANATDGSVTWSVTNGTGTATINPSTGMLTGGSPGTVTVFATSNDGSGIQGSTVITVDPVLVTSMGVQGQGGASNVLSGSSLQMLATVLPANATDGSVTWSVTNGTGTATINPSTGMLTGGSPGTVTVFATSNDGSGIQGSTVITVDPVLVTSMGVQGQGGATNVLSGSSLQMLATVLPANATDGSVTWSVTNGTGTATINPSTGMLTGGSPGTVTVFATSNDGSGIQGSTVITVNTLANLVISEIMYNGPEAGTDTTEFIEIYNNDVAAVDLTNYSLVGGNYTFPSVTLNPGEFYVVAINSVAFNNVFGFIPDGVFTGGLSNGGEFVTLKDALGNLVDSVNYDDASPWPSGVAAGEPDGGGSSIVLCDVNSDNNDGVNWNASVAGTGVIINSFEVKASPGVENFCCSMDVTPPTITCADTDTLYAGAGGCGVASSFVNVYYIPLSQMTFDGTGGPGCNPSLDVYSCGSDMTFTWTSLETASPLSVDIEFYQSYYNEGANSPTTFNGTPNNDYITADFSCVNNIINYSLNPTGYIVGGSNTLTISPSTDCIVLDENPDLSWDPNSYAKVTVVYGGGSVLTMPVVTDNCTVDTVYNDAPSILPVGTTNVTWTAMDANGNSNTCMQQVVVIDTIAPMITCPTDITLAADNGTCGFDVSTSFENVYYISLADISSDGVNGPDCNGTGNDAYSCDSVELSISWNSLETINPSNVQVEFYQSYYDVGGISSTTFNSIPNNDYVSTDGMCSNQVVNYNLDPSGYAVGGSNTLTIIPTINCIVLDENPDPSWAPQSYAKVTVSYGIGAASAADNCAIDTIYNDAPSVLPVGTTTVTWTATDVNGNSSTCDQQVTIEDLEAPTAVCQNINAYIDGSGNATIVASDLDGGSTDNCSGITFGASLTTFTCSDLGPNNVTLTVTDGNGNIDTCVSVVTVMDTIAPTISCPSDIIACVGDVVNFTAPAGADNCSQTVAQTDATGLASGMVFPTGVTTIEYTSTDGSGNTAVCSFNVTVSTIDISVTNTSPTLSANQTGASYQWLDCDNGNAIIPTEIGQTFTATVNGNYAVEITVGSCVDTSACENITGVGIKEAATNVVSIYPNPTNGLFTISLANTSQAVSYTITTLEGRIVEQANNVTANNIEVDLTNESKGIYFLVVKENNTSKTYKVIKQ from the coding sequence ATGAAGAAATTACTTTTTATTCTTTTGTCTTTATTTGCATTTACAATTAATGCTCAAAAAGCAGTTGATTTTAATGGAAACAATTGGGTTCAAACAGACCCTATTGTATCACTAAATGATTTTACTATCGAATTTGATGTCAGAATCGAAGGTTCTGGTACAGGATCAAATTATCAAAGATTTTTAAGCACATTTAATAATGGAATGTCTATTGCTGTAGATCCTCTAAGTGGTAATAATATCAGAATTTATTCAGCGGACTTCTTACCAAGCTGGACAAATACTTCTACAAGTTTAATTTTTAACACGTGGTACCATATGGCTTGGGTAAAACAAGGCACTCAAATTTTGTTGTATATTGATGGAACACAAGTGTGGGCTACAGGATGTACAGGATCTCCATTGAATGCATCTGCATGGTATTTAGGTGCGAATCAGAACAATTTTTCAGAAAATGCAAATTGTTCTATTGATAATTTTAGAATATGGAATGATGTTAGAACACCAACAGAAATTTCTGACAACTATCAAACATGTATTTCTGCTGCAGAAGCAAATTTGATAGTAATGTACGATTTTGAAGAAGGTTCTGGTACTACAACTTCAGATATAGCAACTACAGATGGTTCTCAAAATGGAACATTAGTAAATTCGCCTCAATGGTCTTTAGAAGGATTTAGTTGTAATAAAACAAGAACTCTTGCTGCAGGTGATATTGCAATTATTGGAATTAATTCTGATAATTTTTCAGCAAGTGTTAAAGATGATTTTACTTTTATTACCCTAAGCGATATACCAGAAGGAGAAGTTGTATACTTTACAGCTGATGGATGGGGTGGTAGTTCATGGGCTGCTTCGAACGGAGGAGGACATTATTCCTGGACGGCTCCTGCCGGAGGGGCAGGCTGTGGTACTGTGGTTCATGTTTACATGACAGCAACTTTAAATACATTGGCGTCATCAACAGGTACGATTACCGGTCCTTATTCCGGACTTCCATCTACTAATTATTTACAATTTAACAATGGTGATCAGATATTGATGTATCAAGCCTCATCGGCTGGAGATATGAATCCGACTTTTATCACAGCAATTACCTCTAGTAGTGATAATACCAATTATAATGCTTCTACTTCATGGAATAATACCGATAATAATGCATCAGGATATTCGGTATTGCCTTCTGGGTTAACAAATGGAGTAAACTGTGTTTCATTATATCCAAACCCTTCAACAACTAATTCTGGGTTAGACAATTCAAAATATACAGGAACTTTAACTGGAACATCAACAGCATTGAGAGCTGCAATAAATGATTATACAAATTGGTCAGGTAATGATGCTACTCCTTATGATATTTCACCTGGAGTTTTTTCACCAAGTGTTACTTGTCTAATTCCTCCAGTTTTAGTAACATCAATAGCAGTACAAGGGCAAGGAGGAGCAACGAATGTTCTATCGGGTAGTAGTTTACAAATGTTAGCTACAGTATTACCTGCAAATGCTACTGATGGAAGCGTAACTTGGTCAGTAACAAATGGGACAGGGACAGCAACGATTAATCCATCAACAGGAATGTTAACAGGAGGGAGTCCTGGAACGGTTACTGTATTTGCGACATCAAACGATGGCTCTGGAATACAAGGATCCACAGTCATTACAGTTGACCCAGTTTTAGTAACATCAATGGGAGTACAAGGGCAAGGAGGAGCATCGAATGTTCTATCGGGTAGTAGTTTACAAATGTTAGCTACAGTATTACCTGCAAATGCTACTGATGGAAGCGTAACTTGGTCAGTAACAAATGGGACAGGGACAGCAACGATTAATCCATCAACAGGAATGTTAACAGGAGGGAGTCCTGGAACGGTTACTGTATTTGCGACATCAAACGATGGCTCTGGAATACAAGGATCCACAGTCATTACAGTTGACCCAGTTTTAGTAACATCAATGGGAGTACAAGGGCAAGGAGGAGCATCGAATGTTCTATCGGGTAGTAGTTTACAAATGTTAGCTACAGTATTACCTGCAAATGCTACTGATGGAAGCGTAACTTGGTCAGTAACAAATGGGACAGGGACAGCAACGATTAATCCATCAACAGGAATGTTAACAGGAGGGAGTCCTGGAACGGTTACTGTATTTGCGACATCAAACGATGGCTCTGGAATACAAGGATCCACAGTCATTACAGTTGACCCAGTTTTAGTAACATCAATGGGAGTACAAGGGCAAGGAGGAGCAACGAATGTTCTATCGGGTAGTAGTTTACAAATGTTAGCTACAGTATTACCTGCAAATGCTACTGATGGAAGCGTGACATGGTCAGTAACAAATGGGACAGGGACAGCAACGATTAATCCATCAACAGGAATGTTAACAGGAGGGAGTCCTGGAACGGTTACTGTATTTGCGACATCAAACGATGGCTCTGGAATACAAGGATCAACAGTCATTACTGTTAACACATTAGCTAATTTGGTTATTTCAGAAATAATGTACAATGGTCCAGAAGCGGGTACAGATACTACAGAATTCATTGAAATTTATAACAATGATGTTGCAGCAGTAGATTTAACTAACTATAGTTTGGTAGGAGGAAATTATACTTTCCCAAGTGTAACTTTAAATCCTGGAGAGTTTTATGTTGTAGCTATAAATTCAGTAGCTTTTAATAATGTATTTGGATTTATACCTGATGGAGTGTTTACTGGAGGATTATCTAATGGGGGCGAGTTCGTTACCCTAAAAGATGCATTAGGAAATTTAGTGGATTCAGTAAATTATGATGACGCTTCACCATGGCCTTCAGGAGTAGCTGCTGGGGAGCCAGACGGCGGAGGTTCTTCTATTGTTTTATGTGATGTAAATTCAGATAATAACGATGGAGTTAACTGGAATGCAAGTGTTGCAGGTACAGGAGTAATCATTAATTCTTTTGAAGTAAAAGCTAGTCCTGGAGTAGAAAATTTCTGTTGTTCTATGGATGTAACACCACCTACAATAACTTGTGCAGATACTGATACCTTATATGCAGGAGCAGGAGGTTGTGGAGTAGCAAGTTCATTTGTAAATGTATATTATATTCCACTATCTCAAATGACTTTTGATGGTACTGGAGGTCCTGGTTGTAACCCATCATTAGATGTTTACAGTTGTGGCTCAGATATGACATTTACTTGGACAAGTTTAGAAACAGCTTCTCCTTTAAGTGTTGATATAGAGTTTTATCAAAGTTATTATAATGAAGGAGCTAACTCGCCAACAACATTTAATGGTACGCCAAATAATGACTATATAACTGCTGATTTTAGTTGTGTAAATAATATTATCAACTATTCTTTAAATCCAACAGGTTATATAGTAGGGGGTTCAAATACTTTAACGATATCTCCTTCAACTGACTGTATTGTTTTGGATGAGAATCCAGATTTATCATGGGATCCAAACAGTTATGCAAAAGTTACCGTTGTTTATGGTGGAGGAAGTGTTTTAACTATGCCTGTTGTAACTGATAATTGTACTGTTGATACTGTATATAATGATGCTCCATCAATTTTGCCAGTTGGTACAACAAATGTAACATGGACTGCAATGGATGCAAATGGGAATAGTAATACATGTATGCAACAAGTTGTAGTAATAGATACTATTGCTCCAATGATTACTTGTCCTACAGATATTACTTTAGCTGCAGACAATGGAACTTGTGGTTTTGATGTAAGTACTTCATTTGAGAATGTTTATTATATTTCATTGGCAGATATTAGTTCAGATGGTGTTAATGGCCCAGATTGTAATGGAACAGGAAACGATGCTTATAGTTGTGATAGTGTTGAACTTTCAATCTCATGGAACAGTCTTGAAACAATAAACCCTTCAAATGTTCAAGTTGAATTTTATCAAAGCTATTATGATGTAGGGGGAATTTCATCTACAACATTTAATAGCATCCCTAATAATGATTACGTTAGTACAGATGGAATGTGTTCTAATCAAGTTGTAAATTATAATTTAGACCCTTCAGGATATGCTGTTGGAGGTTCAAATACATTAACAATTATCCCAACAATAAATTGTATAGTTCTAGATGAAAATCCAGACCCAAGTTGGGCGCCACAATCTTATGCTAAAGTAACAGTGTCTTATGGTATTGGAGCGGCTTCAGCAGCTGATAACTGTGCAATAGATACAATTTATAATGATGCTCCATCTGTATTGCCAGTTGGAACAACAACTGTAACATGGACTGCAACGGATGTAAACGGAAATAGTAGTACATGTGATCAACAAGTAACAATTGAGGATTTAGAAGCACCAACAGCAGTATGTCAAAACATCAATGCTTATATAGATGGTTCTGGTAATGCAACTATAGTTGCCTCTGATTTAGATGGTGGATCAACTGATAATTGTTCAGGGATAACATTTGGAGCAAGTTTAACAACCTTTACATGTAGTGATTTAGGTCCAAATAATGTTACGTTAACAGTAACCGATGGAAACGGTAATATTGATACTTGTGTTTCAGTAGTTACTGTAATGGATACTATTGCCCCAACTATTTCATGCCCTTCAGATATTATTGCATGTGTAGGAGATGTTGTAAACTTTACTGCTCCAGCAGGAGCTGACAACTGTTCTCAAACGGTTGCTCAAACTGATGCTACGGGATTAGCGAGTGGAATGGTTTTCCCAACAGGTGTAACTACTATTGAATACACTAGCACAGATGGAAGTGGAAATACTGCGGTATGTTCATTTAATGTAACAGTATCTACTATTGATATTAGTGTAACTAATACATCTCCAACATTATCAGCTAATCAAACTGGAGCAAGTTACCAATGGTTAGATTGTGACAATGGAAATGCAATTATACCAACAGAAATAGGACAAACATTTACGGCAACAGTAAATGGTAATTATGCTGTTGAAATTACAGTTGGTAGTTGTGTAGATACATCAGCTTGTGAAAACATAACAGGAGTAGGAATAAAAGAAGCAGCAACTAATGTCGTTTCAATTTACCCTAACCCAACAAATGGATTGTTTACAATTAGCTTAGCGAATACAAGCCAAGCTGTTAGTTATACCATAACAACACTTGAAGGGCGAATAGTTGAGCAAGCAAATAATGTTACGGCAAACAACATAGAAGTTGATTTAACAAATGAGAGTAAAGGAATTTACTTCTTGGTTGTTAAAGAAAATAACACGAGTAAAACTTATAAGGTTATTAAACAATAA
- the leuS gene encoding leucine--tRNA ligase produces MQYQYNEIEKNWQKYWAENKTFAAEDNSVKPKFYVLDMFPYPSGAGLHVGHPLGYIASDVYARYKRLCGFNVLHPMGYDSFGLPAEQYAIQTGQHPAITTKTNIEGGTDKDGNVIPGYRNQLDKIGFSFDWDREVRTSDPNYYKWTQWIFKQLFNSWYNKDADKAEKIETLIEKFKTEGNGNVNAVADDVEVFSAADWNSWSEEEQQQLLLNYRIAYLSDTWVNWCPALGTVLANDEIKDGVSERGGHPVEQKLMRQWSMRITAYAERLLSGLEGLDWTDSIKDIQRNWIGKSQGAAVHFDVDEHDEKIEVFTTRPDTIFGVSFMVLAPEHELVAKITTPEQKEKIEAYQKAASLKSERDRMSDVKTISGEFTGAYAVHPFTGDKVQVWIGDYVLAGYGTGAVMAVPCGDQRDWDFAKHFNIEIKNIFKDKDISEAAYAEKDAVIASSDFLNDLPVKKATKLAIYEIEQRGFGKGKTQYKLRNAVFSRQRYWGEPFPVYYKGDVPYLLDNDEVVELPEVDKYLPTEDGEPPLARATKDAWNVTCPGDRMEYNTMPGWAGSSWYFLRYMDPTNDNEFVAKEKVDYWKNVDLYIGGAEHATGHLLYSRFWTKFLYDLGYIPFEEPFQKMINQGMIQGNSALVYKDKESGKFLSKGKKEGLSTTYVHTDINFLEGDKLDLDKFRSWREEYKNAEFITEDNGDFIVGREVDKMSKSKYNVQTPDDLVEKYGADTLRCYEMFLGPLEQAKPWDTQGITGVNGFLKKLWRLVHDDNGFNISDEEPTKEELKSLHKTIKKVKEDIERFSFNTPVSTFMICVNELTALKCNKRAIISDLCIILSPYAPHIAEELWAKLGNTESISTAVFPKHNEEYLVESNHKYPVSFNGKMRFMLELPANMSKNDVEAAVMANAQTAKYLDGKTPKKVIVVPNKIVNFVV; encoded by the coding sequence ATGCAATATCAATATAACGAGATAGAAAAGAACTGGCAAAAGTATTGGGCAGAAAACAAAACTTTTGCAGCAGAAGACAATAGTGTAAAACCTAAATTTTATGTGTTAGACATGTTTCCTTACCCTTCGGGAGCAGGGTTGCACGTTGGTCATCCACTAGGTTATATTGCTTCAGATGTTTATGCTCGTTACAAAAGATTGTGTGGTTTTAATGTGTTGCATCCAATGGGATACGATTCGTTTGGTTTGCCTGCCGAACAGTATGCGATACAAACTGGACAGCATCCAGCAATTACTACAAAAACAAATATTGAAGGAGGAACAGACAAGGATGGAAATGTAATTCCCGGATATAGAAATCAATTGGATAAAATTGGATTTTCGTTTGATTGGGACAGAGAAGTAAGAACTTCGGATCCTAATTATTACAAATGGACACAATGGATTTTTAAGCAATTGTTCAACTCTTGGTATAATAAAGATGCCGATAAAGCAGAGAAAATAGAAACATTAATTGAGAAATTCAAAACTGAAGGAAATGGTAATGTAAATGCTGTTGCTGATGATGTTGAGGTGTTTTCTGCAGCAGATTGGAACAGTTGGAGCGAAGAAGAACAACAGCAACTATTATTGAATTACCGTATTGCTTATTTGTCTGACACATGGGTAAACTGGTGCCCAGCTCTTGGAACTGTTTTAGCAAACGATGAAATTAAAGATGGTGTTTCAGAAAGAGGAGGACATCCTGTTGAGCAAAAATTAATGCGCCAATGGAGTATGCGAATTACTGCTTACGCAGAGCGTTTACTTTCTGGTTTAGAAGGCTTAGATTGGACAGATTCTATTAAAGATATTCAACGAAACTGGATTGGAAAAAGCCAAGGAGCTGCAGTACATTTTGATGTGGATGAGCATGATGAAAAAATAGAAGTTTTTACCACTCGACCTGATACCATTTTTGGAGTTTCGTTTATGGTTTTGGCACCAGAGCACGAATTGGTAGCGAAAATTACAACTCCGGAGCAAAAAGAAAAGATAGAAGCTTATCAAAAAGCTGCTTCATTAAAATCGGAAAGAGACAGAATGAGTGATGTAAAAACCATTTCTGGTGAATTTACAGGGGCTTATGCTGTTCATCCTTTTACAGGAGATAAAGTACAAGTTTGGATTGGCGATTATGTGTTGGCAGGCTACGGAACAGGAGCAGTAATGGCAGTGCCATGTGGAGATCAACGTGATTGGGATTTTGCTAAACATTTTAATATTGAAATTAAAAACATTTTTAAAGATAAAGACATTAGCGAAGCAGCTTATGCTGAGAAAGATGCGGTGATTGCTAGCTCTGATTTTTTAAATGATTTACCCGTAAAAAAAGCCACTAAATTGGCAATTTACGAAATTGAACAAAGAGGATTTGGAAAAGGAAAAACCCAATACAAATTAAGAAACGCAGTTTTTTCTCGTCAGCGTTATTGGGGAGAACCATTTCCGGTTTATTATAAAGGAGATGTGCCTTATTTGTTGGATAATGATGAGGTAGTTGAGTTGCCCGAAGTAGATAAATATTTGCCAACCGAAGATGGAGAACCACCTTTGGCAAGAGCAACAAAAGATGCTTGGAATGTAACTTGCCCAGGCGACAGAATGGAATACAACACTATGCCAGGTTGGGCAGGAAGTAGCTGGTACTTTTTACGTTACATGGACCCAACAAATGATAATGAGTTTGTTGCCAAAGAAAAAGTAGATTATTGGAAAAATGTGGATTTATACATTGGTGGAGCAGAACATGCAACAGGGCACTTGTTGTATTCGCGTTTTTGGACAAAATTTCTATACGATTTAGGTTATATCCCATTTGAAGAACCTTTCCAAAAAATGATAAACCAAGGAATGATTCAAGGAAATTCGGCTTTGGTGTATAAAGATAAAGAGTCTGGAAAATTTTTATCAAAAGGTAAAAAAGAAGGGTTAAGTACAACTTATGTCCATACTGATATCAACTTTTTAGAAGGAGATAAATTAGATTTAGACAAATTTAGAAGCTGGAGAGAAGAATATAAAAACGCTGAATTTATAACAGAAGATAACGGAGATTTTATTGTTGGAAGAGAGGTCGATAAAATGTCGAAATCGAAATACAATGTTCAAACGCCAGATGACTTAGTAGAAAAATATGGTGCTGATACTTTACGTTGTTACGAAATGTTTTTGGGTCCATTAGAACAAGCAAAACCTTGGGATACACAAGGAATTACTGGTGTAAATGGTTTCTTAAAAAAACTATGGCGTTTGGTTCACGATGATAATGGTTTTAACATTAGTGATGAAGAACCAACAAAAGAAGAATTGAAAAGCTTACATAAAACCATTAAAAAAGTAAAAGAAGATATAGAGCGTTTTTCGTTTAACACACCAGTTTCTACTTTTATGATTTGTGTAAATGAATTAACTGCCTTAAAGTGTAACAAACGAGCAATAATTAGCGATTTGTGTATTATACTTTCGCCTTATGCACCTCACATTGCAGAAGAATTGTGGGCTAAATTGGGCAATACAGAAAGTATTTCAACGGCCGTTTTCCCAAAACATAACGAGGAATACTTGGTAGAAAGCAATCATAAATACCCCGTATCGTTTAATGGTAAAATGCGTTTTATGTTAGAGTTGCCAGCCAACATGAGTAAAAACGATGTTGAAGCAGCAGTAATGGCAAATGCACAAACGGCTAAATACTTAGATGGAAAAACCCCTAAAAAGGTAATTGTGGTGCCTAACAAGATTGTGAATTTTGTTGTTTAA
- a CDS encoding cell division protein FtsX — protein MASNDKHTARRLRTNYLTTIISISLVLFMLGILGLIILNAQQISNHVKENIGFSIILKDGIKDVDINQIQKSLDAESFVKTTHYIHPDTAAAQLQKELGEDFIDFLGFNPLLPSIDVKLNADYANTDSLTVIEASLLQNAKIKEVFYQKDLVSLINENVKKISFYLLGFSGLLLIIAVALINNTIRLSIYSKRFVIKTMQLVGAKHSFIRRPFVLAGIGNGIASAFLAIGLIVTFLYYLQKQMPELIDFKNIELYGALFLVMVILGIILSWISTNLAVRKYLRMDSGNLY, from the coding sequence ATGGCAAGTAACGACAAACATACAGCGCGAAGGTTGAGAACAAACTACTTAACTACCATTATCAGTATTTCTTTGGTTTTATTTATGTTGGGAATTTTGGGGCTAATTATTTTAAATGCTCAACAAATTTCTAATCATGTAAAAGAAAATATTGGCTTCTCAATTATTTTAAAAGATGGAATAAAAGATGTTGATATCAATCAAATTCAAAAATCGTTAGATGCTGAATCGTTTGTAAAAACAACTCATTATATTCATCCCGATACGGCTGCGGCTCAATTACAAAAAGAATTAGGTGAAGATTTTATCGACTTTTTAGGTTTTAATCCGCTTTTACCGTCTATTGATGTGAAATTGAATGCTGATTATGCAAATACGGATAGCCTAACTGTAATTGAAGCCTCATTATTACAAAATGCAAAAATTAAAGAAGTGTTTTACCAAAAAGATTTAGTGAGTTTAATTAACGAAAACGTAAAGAAAATTAGTTTTTACCTACTTGGTTTTAGTGGCTTACTTTTAATTATAGCAGTAGCTTTAATCAACAACACCATTCGTTTATCCATTTATTCTAAACGATTTGTAATTAAAACCATGCAATTGGTTGGAGCTAAACATTCATTTATTCGCCGCCCATTTGTATTGGCAGGTATTGGCAATGGAATTGCAAGTGCGTTTTTAGCCATTGGTTTAATTGTTACTTTTTTATATTATTTACAAAAACAAATGCCCGAATTAATCGACTTTAAAAACATTGAACTTTATGGAGCTTTATTTTTAGTGATGGTTATTTTAGGAATAATATTATCATGGATTTCTACTAACTTAGCCGTACGTAAGTATCTAAGAATGGACTCAGGAAATTTATATTAA